In Herbaspirillum sp. WKF16, one genomic interval encodes:
- the prmA gene encoding 50S ribosomal protein L11 methyltransferase: MGWIEIVIEVARDQAEALSDALMEAGALSVSVEDADEGTEAERPLFGEPGMEPEQAAWDRSRVVALAGKDADHAAIVTDAAKAIGLDYALPFATREVEEQDWVRLTQSQFEPIHIGRRIWVVPSWHDAPSDPDALVLELDPGLAFGTGSHPTTRLCMEWLETNADAASGVQTLLDYGCGSGILALVAAKVGVPQVIGVDIDPQALEAAGYNTARNQCEATYYLPEEFAQAHPEGERFDVVVANILAGPLQLMAPMLAGRVRPGGSLVLSGVLDRQAEEVIAAYAPYIPLTVWAAHEGWVALAGRLPE, encoded by the coding sequence ATGGGCTGGATAGAAATCGTCATTGAAGTGGCGCGCGACCAGGCGGAGGCATTGTCCGACGCCTTGATGGAGGCTGGCGCCCTGTCAGTGTCGGTGGAAGACGCCGACGAGGGCACCGAGGCCGAGCGTCCCCTGTTCGGCGAGCCCGGCATGGAGCCGGAGCAAGCCGCGTGGGATCGCAGCCGCGTGGTGGCGTTGGCCGGCAAGGATGCCGACCACGCCGCCATCGTCACCGACGCCGCCAAGGCGATCGGGCTGGACTATGCCCTGCCCTTCGCCACCCGCGAGGTGGAAGAACAGGACTGGGTGCGCTTGACGCAGTCGCAATTCGAGCCCATCCACATCGGCCGCCGCATCTGGGTGGTGCCGAGCTGGCACGACGCGCCGTCCGACCCGGACGCGCTGGTGCTGGAACTCGATCCCGGCCTGGCCTTCGGCACCGGCAGCCATCCGACCACCCGGCTGTGCATGGAGTGGCTGGAGACGAACGCCGACGCCGCCAGCGGCGTGCAGACGCTGCTGGACTACGGCTGCGGCTCGGGCATCCTGGCCCTGGTGGCAGCCAAGGTCGGCGTGCCGCAGGTGATCGGCGTGGACATCGATCCGCAGGCGCTGGAAGCGGCCGGCTACAACACCGCGCGCAACCAGTGCGAAGCGACGTATTACCTGCCGGAAGAATTCGCCCAGGCGCATCCGGAAGGCGAGCGTTTCGACGTGGTGGTGGCCAATATCCTGGCCGGCCCGCTGCAACTGATGGCGCCGATGCTGGCCGGACGCGTGCGCCCGGGTGGCTCGCTGGTGCTGTCGGGCGTGCTGGACCGCCAGGCCGAGGAAGTGATCGCCGCCTATGCGCCCTACATCCCGCTGACAGTCTGGGCGGCGCACGAAGGATGGGTGGCGCTGGCAGGCCGTCTGCCGGAGTAA
- a CDS encoding DUF3426 domain-containing protein, which translates to MALATQCPHCFTIFRVAGDQLKLRGGLVRCGSCRQVFNGQEFLVEASISDGHYQPAPGSKARFGGPQAASSSAVPPAAGAISEVNQVAAGEPPAAGPSAPAATAFAAPVPAAPEPKVFRSPASPGYVPLNAASEESMAADVPDVDEEIGGAALLRRSSADREDEATEAAEAAETHPRADDDPFKAYEEAIAADAGQDDAEAGARDEGEDDEAEVEAPAFVKNAERKERVGHVMKIVMMVAAGVMVPVLLLQSIYYWRNQLAVAAPPLRPMLNGMCAAFHCTVGLPAQIDRLTLESNELQVVPPNQNIYALALVLRNRSGEPQAWPHIELTLNNDDEKPVVRRVFRPREYLATPQLLDAGIAGESEQQVKLTFELSDALVSGYRIYLFYP; encoded by the coding sequence ATGGCGCTGGCGACTCAATGTCCGCATTGCTTCACCATCTTCCGGGTCGCCGGCGACCAACTCAAACTGCGCGGCGGCCTGGTCCGCTGCGGTAGCTGCCGCCAGGTGTTCAACGGCCAGGAGTTCCTGGTCGAGGCCAGCATCAGCGACGGCCACTACCAACCAGCCCCGGGCAGCAAGGCCCGCTTCGGCGGACCGCAGGCTGCCTCTTCTTCCGCTGTGCCGCCTGCGGCCGGCGCCATCTCCGAAGTCAATCAAGTCGCCGCAGGCGAACCGCCTGCCGCCGGGCCATCGGCGCCGGCGGCAACTGCTTTCGCCGCGCCCGTCCCTGCCGCTCCCGAACCCAAGGTCTTCCGTTCGCCCGCCAGCCCCGGCTATGTGCCGCTGAACGCGGCATCGGAGGAGTCGATGGCGGCCGACGTGCCTGACGTCGACGAGGAAATCGGCGGCGCCGCGCTGCTGCGCCGCTCCTCGGCCGACCGCGAGGACGAGGCGACCGAAGCGGCCGAAGCAGCCGAAACGCACCCGCGCGCCGACGATGATCCGTTCAAGGCCTACGAAGAGGCCATCGCCGCCGACGCCGGGCAGGACGACGCCGAAGCCGGGGCTCGCGATGAAGGCGAGGACGATGAAGCCGAGGTCGAGGCGCCCGCCTTCGTCAAGAATGCCGAACGCAAGGAGCGCGTCGGGCACGTGATGAAGATCGTCATGATGGTGGCCGCCGGCGTGATGGTGCCGGTGCTGCTGCTGCAGTCGATCTATTACTGGCGCAACCAGCTGGCGGTGGCCGCGCCGCCGCTGCGCCCCATGCTCAACGGCATGTGCGCCGCCTTCCATTGCACGGTGGGCCTGCCGGCCCAGATCGACCGGTTGACGCTGGAGTCCAACGAGCTGCAGGTGGTGCCGCCCAACCAGAACATCTACGCCCTGGCGCTGGTGCTGCGCAACCGCAGCGGCGAGCCGCAGGCCTGGCCGCACATCGAACTCACGCTCAACAACGACGACGAGAAACCGGTGGTGCGGCGGGTCTTCCGTCCGCGCGAATACCTGGCCACCCCGCAGTTGCTGGACGCGGGCATCGCCGGCGAGAGCGAACAGCAGGTCAAGCT
- a CDS encoding TonB C-terminal domain-containing protein — protein sequence MNPFSQHRLLSYALGISLLAHGVLLAVHFAAPDAFRLKPSDPELEVILVNAKHDKKPVNAEALAQANLDGGGNVDKGRAKSPLPDMKRQETGDSVKAAQRRVNELEEQQRKLLAQAKASAQSVASAEQQKPREAPQLNARDMLETARAMARMEAEVAKNIEEYNKRPKKTQITPSTREVGYAQYYKTLQDKIEKVGTLNFPSKDGKKLYGELLVIIPVFQDGTIYERDGGVVVKTSSGNAALDQAAVAIVRRSAPFGRFPENMRSTGKDDVWEIVTRFRFTRDQGLQTQIGAG from the coding sequence GTGAATCCGTTTTCCCAACATCGTCTGCTGAGCTACGCGCTGGGCATCTCGCTGCTGGCGCACGGCGTGCTGCTGGCCGTGCACTTCGCCGCGCCCGACGCTTTCCGGCTCAAGCCGTCCGACCCGGAACTGGAAGTGATCCTGGTCAACGCCAAGCACGACAAGAAACCGGTCAACGCCGAGGCGCTGGCGCAGGCCAATCTCGACGGCGGCGGCAATGTCGACAAGGGGCGCGCCAAGTCGCCGCTGCCCGACATGAAGCGCCAGGAGACCGGCGACAGCGTCAAGGCCGCGCAGCGCCGCGTGAACGAGCTGGAAGAGCAGCAGCGCAAGCTGCTGGCGCAGGCCAAGGCGTCGGCGCAGAGCGTGGCCAGCGCCGAGCAGCAAAAGCCCAGGGAGGCGCCGCAGCTCAACGCCCGCGACATGCTGGAGACGGCCCGCGCGATGGCGCGCATGGAAGCCGAGGTGGCCAAGAACATCGAGGAATACAACAAGCGTCCGAAGAAGACCCAGATCACGCCCAGCACGCGCGAAGTCGGTTACGCGCAGTACTACAAGACGCTGCAGGACAAGATCGAAAAGGTCGGCACGCTCAACTTCCCGAGCAAGGACGGCAAGAAGCTGTACGGCGAGCTGCTGGTGATCATCCCGGTGTTCCAGGACGGCACCATCTACGAGCGCGACGGCGGGGTGGTGGTCAAGACCAGTTCCGGCAACGCGGCGCTGGACCAGGCGGCGGTGGCCATCGTGCGCCGTTCGGCGCCGTTCGGCCGCTTCCCGGAAAACATGCGCAGCACCGGCAAGGACGACGTATGGGAAATCGTGACGCGCTTCCGTTTCACGCGCGACCAGGGGCTGCAGACGCAGATCGGCGCCGGCTGA
- a CDS encoding chorismate--pyruvate lyase family protein, whose amino-acid sequence MPHCPGRANWMAHPQALASLLAGDGDLARRTRAWLADAGSMTLKLKARTDDFSVRLLRQRPGPILADEHAALGVAARSRVVERDVILHCGGRPVVFGHTVLSTASVKSDWPFFSKLGTTPLGANLFFDPLVARSPIFYARLQAKHPLMRRIAAALPDEAIPTALFARRSLFSRRGGVLMVTDVFLPALGALIRPEPGVGKRFENLKD is encoded by the coding sequence ATGCCGCATTGCCCGGGCCGCGCCAACTGGATGGCGCATCCGCAGGCGCTGGCCTCGCTGCTGGCCGGCGACGGCGACCTGGCGCGCCGCACGCGCGCCTGGCTGGCCGACGCCGGCTCGATGACCCTGAAGCTCAAGGCGCGCACCGACGATTTCTCGGTGCGCCTGCTGCGCCAGCGTCCCGGCCCGATCCTGGCCGACGAGCATGCCGCGCTGGGCGTGGCCGCGCGCAGCCGGGTGGTCGAGCGCGACGTGATCCTGCATTGCGGCGGCCGGCCGGTGGTGTTCGGCCACACGGTGCTGTCGACGGCGTCGGTCAAGTCCGACTGGCCCTTCTTCAGCAAGCTGGGCACGACGCCCTTGGGCGCCAATTTGTTTTTCGACCCGCTGGTGGCGCGCAGCCCGATTTTCTACGCCCGCCTGCAGGCCAAGCATCCGTTGATGCGCCGCATCGCCGCGGCCTTGCCGGATGAGGCCATCCCGACCGCCTTGTTCGCGCGCCGCTCGCTGTTTTCGCGCCGCGGCGGCGTGCTGATGGTTACCGACGTTTTCCTGCCGGCGCTGGGTGCGCTGATTCGTCCCGAGCCCGGGGTCGGCAAGAGATTTGAGAATTTGAAAGATTGA
- the accC gene encoding acetyl-CoA carboxylase biotin carboxylase subunit has product MFEKILIANRGEIALRIQRACRELGIKTVVVHSEADREAKYVKLADESVCIGPAPSPLSYLNMPAIISAAEVTDAQAIHPGYGFLSENADFAERVEKSGFVFIGPRAENIRMMGDKVSAKQAMIRAGVPCVPGSEGALPDNPKEIVQIARKIGYPVIIKAAGGGGGRGMRVVHTEAALINAVTMTKTEAGAAFGNPEVYMEKYLENPRHVEIQILADEHKQAIWLGERDCSMQRRHQKVIEEAPAPGIPRKIIEKIGERCAEACRKMNYRGAGTFEFLYENEEFYFIEMNTRVQVEHPVTEMITGVDIVQEQIRIAAGEKLRYRQRDIELKGHAIECRINAEDPFKFIPSPGRITAWHVPGGPGIRVDSHAYSGYFVPPNYDSMVGKVIAYGATREQAIRRMQIALSEMVVEGISTNIPLHRELMVDARFYEGGTNIHYLEHKLSERPSSSDADKSKK; this is encoded by the coding sequence ATGTTTGAAAAAATCCTGATCGCCAATCGTGGCGAAATTGCCCTGCGTATCCAGCGCGCCTGCCGCGAATTGGGCATCAAGACCGTGGTCGTGCACTCCGAGGCCGACCGCGAAGCCAAATACGTGAAGCTGGCCGACGAGTCGGTGTGCATCGGCCCCGCGCCGTCGCCGCTGTCGTACCTGAACATGCCGGCCATCATCAGCGCGGCCGAAGTGACCGACGCGCAAGCCATCCACCCGGGCTACGGCTTCCTGTCGGAGAACGCCGACTTCGCCGAGCGCGTGGAGAAATCCGGCTTCGTCTTCATCGGCCCGCGCGCCGAGAACATCCGCATGATGGGCGACAAGGTCTCGGCCAAGCAGGCCATGATCCGCGCCGGCGTGCCCTGCGTGCCCGGCTCGGAAGGCGCGCTGCCGGACAACCCCAAGGAAATCGTCCAGATCGCCCGCAAGATCGGCTATCCGGTCATCATCAAGGCGGCCGGCGGCGGCGGCGGACGCGGCATGCGCGTGGTGCATACCGAGGCCGCGCTGATCAACGCCGTGACCATGACCAAGACTGAAGCCGGCGCCGCCTTCGGCAACCCGGAAGTCTATATGGAGAAGTACCTGGAAAATCCGCGTCACGTGGAAATCCAGATCCTGGCCGACGAACACAAGCAAGCCATCTGGCTGGGCGAGCGCGACTGCTCGATGCAGCGCCGCCACCAGAAGGTGATCGAGGAAGCGCCTGCGCCGGGCATCCCGCGCAAGATCATCGAGAAGATCGGCGAGCGCTGCGCCGAAGCCTGCCGCAAGATGAACTATCGCGGCGCCGGCACCTTCGAGTTCCTGTACGAGAACGAAGAGTTCTACTTCATCGAGATGAACACCCGCGTGCAGGTGGAACACCCGGTGACCGAAATGATCACCGGCGTGGACATCGTGCAAGAGCAGATCCGCATCGCCGCCGGCGAGAAGCTGCGCTACCGCCAGCGCGACATCGAGTTGAAGGGCCACGCCATCGAGTGCCGCATCAACGCCGAGGATCCGTTCAAGTTCATCCCGTCGCCTGGCCGCATTACCGCCTGGCACGTGCCGGGCGGCCCCGGCATCCGCGTCGATTCGCATGCGTACTCCGGCTATTTCGTCCCGCCCAACTACGACTCGATGGTCGGCAAGGTGATCGCCTACGGCGCCACCCGCGAACAGGCCATCCGCCGCATGCAGATCGCGCTGTCGGAAATGGTGGTCGAAGGCATCTCGACCAACATCCCGCTGCACCGCGAGCTGATGGTGGACGCCCGTTTCTACGAAGGCGGAACCAATATCCATTATCTGGAACATAAGCTGTCGGAGCGTCCGTCTTCGTCGGACGCCGACAAATCCAAGAAGTAA
- the aroQ gene encoding type II 3-dehydroquinate dehydratase gives MAKHLLLLNGPNLNLLGTREPEVYGSTTLADVEKRAQEQAGAAGARLQSFQSNHEGALIDRIHQARAEGVDAIVINPGGLTHTSVALRDALAGVAIPFVEVHISNIHQREEFRHFSYLSGIARAVMCGFGVDGYRLAVDFWLRQS, from the coding sequence ATGGCAAAACACCTTCTCCTGCTCAATGGTCCGAACCTGAATCTGCTGGGGACCCGCGAGCCGGAAGTCTACGGATCGACCACGCTGGCCGACGTTGAAAAACGCGCCCAGGAACAGGCAGGCGCCGCCGGCGCCCGGCTGCAGTCGTTCCAGAGCAACCATGAAGGCGCATTGATCGACCGCATCCACCAGGCCCGCGCCGAAGGCGTGGATGCCATCGTCATCAACCCGGGCGGATTGACCCACACCAGCGTGGCGCTGCGCGATGCGCTGGCCGGCGTGGCGATCCCCTTCGTCGAAGTGCATATTTCCAATATTCATCAACGCGAGGAATTTCGGCATTTTTCGTACCTGTCCGGCATCGCCCGGGCAGTCATGTGCGGCTTCGGAGTCGACGGCTACCGCTTGGCGGTCGACTTCTGGCTGCGTCAGTCCTGA
- the accB gene encoding acetyl-CoA carboxylase biotin carboxyl carrier protein — MDLRKLKTLIDLVAESAIEELEVTEGESKVRIVKSSPNAQNQVVMVPQQQAYAPAPVAAAAPVAAPAAAAPVAAVPEGHIVKSPMVGTFYRSSAPGAPAFAEVGKEVKEGDTLCIIEAMKLLNEIDADKGGVIKQILVENGQPVEFGQPLFVLG; from the coding sequence ATGGATTTACGAAAACTCAAGACGCTGATCGACCTGGTTGCTGAATCGGCCATCGAAGAGCTGGAAGTTACCGAAGGCGAAAGCAAGGTCAGGATCGTCAAGTCCTCCCCGAATGCGCAGAACCAGGTCGTGATGGTGCCGCAGCAGCAAGCCTACGCGCCGGCCCCGGTCGCCGCAGCCGCCCCGGTCGCAGCCCCCGCCGCTGCCGCGCCGGTGGCCGCCGTGCCGGAAGGCCATATCGTGAAGTCGCCGATGGTCGGCACCTTCTACCGCTCCTCCGCGCCGGGCGCCCCGGCGTTCGCCGAAGTGGGCAAGGAAGTCAAGGAAGGCGACACCCTGTGCATCATCGAAGCGATGAAGCTGTTGAACGAAATCGACGCCGACAAGGGCGGCGTGATCAAGCAGATCCTGGTGGAAAACGGCCAGCCGGTCGAATTCGGCCAGCCGCTGTTCGTGCTGGGCTGA
- a CDS encoding YqiA/YcfP family alpha/beta fold hydrolase, translating into MILYLHGFRSSPQSFKARLMGQRMRELGLQEQYACPQLPASPAGAIALAEALIARQAGPDLARLNVVGSSLGGFYATWLAEKYGCRAVLLNPAVKPPRELESYIGVSTQYHSDEPFEFKREYVDELRALMTERITRPERYFLIAATGDEVLDWREMVAHYPGARQTVIEGSDHGIAEFADHLDDVLAFCGVGAAGKAVS; encoded by the coding sequence ATGATCCTGTACCTGCACGGTTTCCGTTCCTCGCCGCAGTCGTTCAAGGCGCGCCTGATGGGGCAGCGCATGCGCGAACTGGGCTTGCAGGAGCAGTACGCCTGCCCGCAGCTGCCGGCCTCGCCGGCCGGCGCCATCGCGCTGGCCGAGGCGCTCATCGCCCGACAGGCCGGCCCGGACTTGGCGCGCCTGAACGTGGTCGGCTCGTCGCTGGGCGGCTTCTACGCCACCTGGCTGGCCGAGAAATACGGCTGCCGCGCGGTGCTGCTGAACCCGGCGGTAAAGCCGCCGCGCGAGCTGGAGTCCTATATCGGCGTGAGCACGCAATACCATTCCGACGAACCCTTCGAATTCAAGCGCGAGTACGTCGACGAACTGCGCGCGCTGATGACCGAACGCATCACCCGGCCCGAGCGTTACTTCCTCATCGCCGCCACCGGCGACGAAGTGCTGGACTGGCGCGAGATGGTGGCGCATTACCCCGGCGCACGCCAGACCGTCATCGAAGGCAGCGACCACGGCATCGCCGAGTTCGCCGATCACCTCGACGACGTGCTGGCGTTTTGCGGCGTGGGCGCGGCGGGCAAGGCGGTGTCCTGA
- the mpl gene encoding UDP-N-acetylmuramate:L-alanyl-gamma-D-glutamyl-meso-diaminopimelate ligase has product MRGIAFWLGRHRRIGPGRVKSRDYTCRFDMHIHILGICGTFMGGLAVLAKEAGHKVTGCDANVYPPMSTQLEAQGIELMQGFDPSQVDLKPDLFVIGNVVSRGNPLMEEILNRGLPYVSGPEWIGRHILQDKWVLAVAGTHGKTTTSAMLAWILEHAGYRPGFLIGGVPMNFGISARLGSDGHGGPSPFFVIEADEYDTAFFDKRSKFVHYRARTAILNNLEYDHADIFPDLAAIETQFHHLVRTVPGIGRLLVNGREPALQRVIGRGCWSEREDFGVADSAQGGWALVNHDDGRFDVVFQGQPQGTVQWSLSGEHNRMNALAAIAAARHVGVAPAQAIEALGLFQSVKRRMELRGTANGVAVYDDFAHHPTAIATTVAGLRKKIGGARILAVLEPRSNTMKLGTMKDALAASLADADLVFGYGARDGRDALGWNLADALAPLGAKAGAYDDLGALVQAVKSAARAGDQVLVMSNGGFGGVHQKLLDALA; this is encoded by the coding sequence ATGCGCGGCATCGCTTTTTGGCTCGGCCGGCATCGGCGGATAGGGCCGGGTCGGGTAAAATCACGCGATTACACCTGTAGATTTGATATGCACATTCACATTCTCGGCATTTGCGGCACCTTCATGGGCGGCCTCGCCGTCCTCGCCAAGGAAGCCGGCCACAAGGTGACCGGCTGCGACGCCAACGTCTACCCGCCGATGAGTACCCAGCTGGAAGCCCAGGGCATCGAACTGATGCAGGGCTTCGATCCGTCCCAGGTCGACCTCAAGCCCGACCTGTTCGTCATCGGCAACGTGGTCTCGCGCGGCAACCCGCTGATGGAAGAGATCCTCAACCGCGGCCTGCCCTACGTCTCCGGTCCCGAATGGATCGGTCGCCACATCCTGCAGGACAAATGGGTGCTGGCCGTGGCCGGCACGCACGGCAAGACCACCACTTCGGCCATGCTGGCCTGGATCCTGGAGCACGCCGGCTACCGGCCCGGCTTCCTGATCGGCGGCGTGCCGATGAACTTCGGCATCTCGGCGCGCCTGGGCAGCGACGGCCATGGCGGCCCGTCGCCGTTCTTCGTCATCGAAGCCGACGAGTACGACACCGCCTTCTTCGACAAGCGCAGCAAGTTCGTGCACTACCGCGCGCGCACCGCGATCCTGAACAACCTGGAATACGATCACGCCGATATCTTCCCGGATCTGGCAGCCATCGAAACCCAATTCCACCATCTGGTGCGCACCGTGCCCGGCATCGGCCGGCTGCTGGTCAACGGCCGCGAGCCGGCGCTGCAACGCGTGATCGGGCGCGGCTGCTGGAGCGAACGCGAGGACTTCGGCGTGGCCGATTCCGCGCAAGGCGGCTGGGCGCTGGTGAACCATGACGACGGCCGCTTCGACGTAGTGTTCCAGGGCCAGCCGCAAGGCACCGTGCAATGGTCGCTTTCCGGCGAGCACAACCGCATGAACGCGCTGGCCGCGATCGCCGCCGCGCGCCACGTCGGCGTGGCGCCGGCCCAGGCAATCGAGGCGCTGGGCCTGTTCCAGAGCGTCAAGCGGCGCATGGAACTGCGCGGCACCGCCAACGGCGTGGCCGTGTACGACGACTTCGCCCACCATCCGACCGCGATCGCCACCACGGTGGCCGGCCTGCGCAAGAAAATCGGGGGCGCGCGCATCCTGGCGGTGCTGGAGCCGCGCTCCAACACCATGAAGCTGGGCACCATGAAGGATGCGCTCGCGGCCAGCCTGGCCGACGCCGACCTGGTGTTCGGCTATGGCGCCCGCGACGGCCGCGACGCGCTGGGCTGGAACCTGGCCGACGCGCTGGCGCCGCTGGGCGCCAAGGCCGGCGCCTACGACGACCTGGGCGCGCTGGTGCAGGCCGTCAAGTCCGCCGCGCGCGCCGGCGATCAGGTGCTGGTGATGAGCAACGGCGGCTTCGGCGGCGTGCACCAGAAGCTGCTGGACGCGCTGGCATGA
- a CDS encoding TlpA family protein disulfide reductase, protein MKKLRNTIILAVVAVICVGVGMYASHRATPADSPETQALNRLLSQSMPDASGRQQSLAQWKGKPLVVNFWATWCGPCVEEMPELTALQQEIAPVQILGIGVDSQENIAKFAQKYQIRYPLFVAGTGATDLLRQFGNQAGGLPFTALVGRDGKVKKIYLGRLKFDELRQDLSQL, encoded by the coding sequence ATGAAGAAGCTGCGCAATACCATCATCCTGGCGGTGGTTGCCGTCATTTGCGTGGGCGTGGGCATGTACGCCAGCCATCGCGCCACGCCTGCCGACTCGCCCGAAACCCAGGCCCTGAACCGCCTGCTGTCGCAGTCGATGCCGGACGCGTCGGGCCGGCAGCAGTCGCTGGCCCAGTGGAAGGGCAAGCCGCTGGTGGTCAACTTCTGGGCGACGTGGTGCGGCCCCTGCGTGGAAGAGATGCCCGAGCTGACGGCCTTGCAGCAGGAGATTGCCCCGGTGCAAATTCTGGGAATTGGCGTCGATAGTCAGGAAAATATCGCCAAGTTTGCGCAAAAGTACCAAATCCGCTATCCTCTGTTCGTTGCCGGAACCGGCGCCACCGATTTGCTCAGGCAATTCGGCAATCAGGCGGGCGGTCTCCCCTTCACCGCACTGGTGGGACGGGACGGCAAAGTCAAAAAGATCTACCTCGGCCGCTTGAAGTTCGACGAGCTGCGCCAAGACCTCTCCCAACTGTAA
- a CDS encoding ribonuclease catalytic domain-containing protein, whose translation MNLLFEESGDFKAGSVMTQQGESYQVEMASGKRTKVKAKDALLQFAQPSPQELLQQAQAISDEVDLDFLWEAAGEEEFGFAELAAEYFGHAPQPPEAAGMLLRLHTAPIYFYKKGRGRYKAAPQASLQAALAGLEKKKLQLAAQAAYVDELKAHKLPEAFRPIALQLLFKPDKNGIEFKALDAAAKELQTTPQRLMLAAGGIASPKELHYAKFLSEHFPRGTGFPAIAIPAPTTGLPLADVQAFSIDDVTTTEIDDALSVTRLADGKLRVGIHIAAPGLAIKRDDAIDAIARARMSTVYMPGEKITMLPDDLVAAYTLDAGAARPALSLYATLDASSWEVLATETRAELVPIAANLRHNDLDELVTEEALAAGSGDYPHKEEIGILWQWVQVLEQGRMVKREGFGLRPEQNNRVDFNFYVEDDVVSIVRRKRGAPLDKIVAELMIFANSTWGKLMADHGVPGIYRAQGGGAGGWAAKMQVRMVTHAAPHQGLGVDQYAWSTSPLRRYTDLVNQWQILACIEHGVTAPLVAPFKPRDADLFAIVSSFDAAYAGYADFQSTMERYWCLRWLAQKEARQVDAVVLKDEILRLVEIPLVLRMPGLPQLARGLQVRLDLLRWDEVDLSVEARLLEVPASAAQALDVDLGDEDEALLEGMAAGEAAEGEAAGEQPVADAPEDGENRAADAAQ comes from the coding sequence ATGAATTTACTGTTCGAAGAATCCGGCGACTTCAAGGCCGGCTCCGTCATGACTCAGCAGGGCGAGTCCTATCAGGTCGAGATGGCCTCCGGCAAGCGCACCAAGGTCAAGGCCAAGGACGCGCTGCTGCAGTTCGCCCAACCCTCGCCGCAGGAGTTGCTGCAGCAGGCCCAGGCCATTTCCGATGAAGTCGACCTCGACTTCCTGTGGGAAGCGGCGGGCGAGGAAGAGTTCGGCTTCGCCGAGCTGGCGGCCGAATATTTCGGCCACGCGCCGCAGCCGCCGGAAGCGGCCGGCATGCTGCTGCGCCTGCATACCGCGCCGATCTACTTTTATAAGAAGGGCCGCGGCCGCTACAAGGCGGCGCCGCAAGCTTCGCTGCAGGCGGCGCTGGCCGGGCTGGAAAAGAAGAAGCTGCAACTGGCCGCGCAGGCCGCCTACGTCGACGAGCTGAAGGCGCACAAGCTGCCCGAGGCGTTCCGGCCCATCGCGCTGCAGCTGCTCTTCAAGCCGGACAAGAACGGCATCGAATTCAAGGCGCTGGACGCCGCCGCCAAGGAATTGCAGACCACGCCGCAGCGCCTGATGCTGGCCGCCGGCGGCATCGCCTCGCCCAAGGAACTGCATTACGCCAAGTTCCTGTCGGAGCACTTCCCGCGCGGCACCGGCTTCCCGGCCATCGCCATTCCCGCGCCCACTACCGGCTTGCCGCTGGCCGACGTGCAGGCCTTCTCGATCGACGACGTCACCACCACCGAGATCGACGATGCGCTGTCGGTGACGCGCCTGGCCGACGGCAAGCTGCGCGTGGGCATCCACATCGCCGCGCCCGGCCTGGCCATCAAGCGCGACGACGCCATCGACGCGATCGCGCGCGCGCGCATGTCCACCGTCTATATGCCGGGCGAGAAGATCACCATGCTGCCCGACGACCTGGTCGCGGCCTACACGCTGGACGCCGGCGCCGCGCGTCCGGCGCTGTCGCTGTATGCCACGCTGGACGCCTCCAGCTGGGAAGTGCTGGCCACCGAGACCCGCGCCGAGCTGGTGCCGATCGCCGCCAACCTGCGCCACAACGACCTCGACGAACTGGTCACCGAGGAGGCGCTGGCCGCCGGTTCGGGCGACTATCCACACAAGGAAGAGATCGGCATCCTGTGGCAATGGGTGCAGGTCCTCGAGCAGGGCCGCATGGTCAAGCGCGAGGGCTTCGGCCTGCGTCCGGAGCAGAACAACCGCGTCGATTTCAATTTCTACGTCGAGGACGACGTGGTCTCCATCGTGCGCCGCAAGCGCGGCGCCCCGCTGGACAAGATCGTGGCCGAGCTGATGATCTTCGCCAACAGCACCTGGGGCAAGCTGATGGCCGACCATGGCGTGCCGGGCATCTACCGCGCCCAGGGCGGCGGCGCCGGCGGCTGGGCGGCCAAGATGCAGGTGCGCATGGTGACCCATGCGGCCCCGCACCAGGGCCTGGGCGTGGACCAGTATGCGTGGAGCACCTCGCCGCTGCGTCGCTACACCGACCTGGTCAACCAGTGGCAGATCCTGGCCTGCATCGAGCACGGCGTGACCGCGCCGCTGGTGGCGCCCTTCAAGCCGCGCGACGCCGACCTGTTCGCCATCGTCTCCAGCTTCGACGCCGCCTACGCCGGCTACGCCGACTTCCAGTCCACCATGGAACGCTACTGGTGCCTGCGCTGGCTGGCGCAGAAGGAAGCGCGCCAGGTCGACGCGGTGGTGCTCAAGGATGAAATCCTGCGCCTGGTCGAGATCCCGCTGGTGCTGCGCATGCCCGGCCTGCCGCAACTGGCGCGCGGCTTGCAGGTGCGGCTCGACCTGCTGCGCTGGGATGAGGTCGATCTCAGCGTCGAGGCGCGCCTGCTGGAAGTGCCTGCCTCCGCCGCCCAGGCGCTGGATGTGGACCTGGGCGACGAGGACGAGGCATTGCTGGAAGGCATGGCCGCCGGCGAGGCCGCCGAGGGCGAAGCGGCCGGCGAGCAGCCTGTGGCGGACGCGCCGGAAGACGGCGAAAACCGCGCCGCGGATGCGGCCCAATGA